In one Nicotiana sylvestris chromosome 8, ASM39365v2, whole genome shotgun sequence genomic region, the following are encoded:
- the LOC138875719 gene encoding uncharacterized protein, which yields MAPYEALYGRRRRSPVGWFEPGEARLLGTDLVQDALDKVKIIHDRLCTTQFKQKSYVDSKVRDVAFMVIERVLLRVSPMKGVMLFGKKVKLSSRFIGPFEILDRVGEVAYRLALPPGLSAVHLVFDVSILRKYHNDPSHILDFSVVQLDNDLTHEEEPVAILDRQILELVVADREVSCRHSSRRPKVDAI from the exons atggctccttatgaggcattatatggtagacggcgtcgatcgccggttgggtggtttgagccgggggaggctcgattattgggtacagatttagtgcaggatgccttggataaggttaagatcatacATGATAGACTTTGTACAACTCAGTTCAAGCAGAAGAGTTATGTCGAcagtaaggttcgtgatgtggcattcatggtcataGAGAGAGTGCTGCTCCgagtgtcacccatgaagggtgtgatgctgtttgggaagaaggtcaagttaagctctaggttcatcgggccttttgagattcttgatcgagtgggagaggtggcctacagacttgcgttgccccCAGGCTTATCAGCGGTACATCTAGTCTTCGATGTGTCCATtcttcggaagtatcacaacgATCCATCCCACATATTAGATTTTAGcgttgtccagttggacaatgatCTGACCCacgaggaggagccagtagctattctagaccggcag attttggagctggttgtggctgatcgagaggttagTTGCAGGCATTcatctaggagacccaag GTTGATGCTATATGA
- the LOC104231526 gene encoding uncharacterized transporter C405.03c-like → MGWKYNAGLVLIGAFVLIWVASAEVTQKIFVEYKQPFAVTYLGISLMAIFLPIAVCKDWLCSLLEKSSLKKLYNKNLILDSSVLDVPLKLNDMHNHPGGALKDYFTADMDYSSPEEALALVGINHKDEFHFLEEEGHDRNSWDLVKCSLYLAPLWFATEYFSNSALANTSVASTTILTSTSGLFTLLFGALLGQDSITIAKMIAVIISMSGVALTTVGKTWAPDEMLSASETAKHSIIGDVFGLLSAVCYGLFTVLLKKSAGSGEKTDMEKFFGYLGVFTLLGLWWIAWPLNAIGLEPKFDFPSSASVAEVVLLNGFIGSVFSDYLWALSVVWTTPLVATLGMSLTIPLAMIADMLVHGRHYSAVYIFGCIQVFAGFVIANLSDKCSCGRR, encoded by the exons ATGGGTTGGAAATACAACGCTGGATTGGTGTTAATAGGAGCTTTTGTGTTGATATGGGTTGCTTCTGCTGAGGTTACTCAG AAAATTTTTGTAGAGTATAAACAACCTTTTGCAGTTACATATCTGGGGATCTCTCTTATGGCAATCTTCCTGCCTATAGCGGTTTGTAAAGATTGGTTATGCAGTTTATTAGAAAAGAGTTCCTTGAAGAAACTGTATAATAAAAATCTTATCTTGGACTCCTCAGTCCTAGATGTACCACTTAAACTCAATGACATGCACAATCATCCCGGAGGAGCTTTGAAGGATTATTTTACAGCAGACATGGATTACAGCAGCCCTGAAGAAGCCCTGGCATTAGTTGGTATCAACCATAAAGATGAGTTCCACTTTCTTGAAGAGGAGGGCCATGATCGTAACTCATGGGACCTTGTCAAATGTAGTTTGTATCTTGCTCCTTTATGGTTTGCGACAGAG TATTTTTCAAACTCTGCACTGGCGAATACAAGTGTGGCTAGTACTACTATTTTGACCTCAACATCTGGGCTTTTTACGCTTCTTTTTGGAGCACTCCTCGGCCAGGACTCAATAACTATTGCGAAGATGATTGCTGTTATAATCAGTATGAGTGGTGTGGCACTGACTACAGTTGGAAAAACATGGGCTCCTGATGAAATGCTGAGTGCATCTGA GACTGCTAAGCATTCCATTATTGGTGATGTTTTTGGTCTTCTTTCAGCTGTGTGTTATGGCTTATTTACAG TGCTCCTCAAGAAATCTGCTGGATCAGGAGAAAAGACAGATATGGAGAAGTTCTTTGGATATCTTGGAGTATTCACTTTGCTCGGCCTTTGGTGGATTG CATGGCCATTAAATGCTATTGGATTGGAACCTAAGTTTGATTTCCCAAGCTCGGCTTCTGTTGCTGAGGTTGTGCTGCTGAATGGCTTTATTGGGAGTGTTTTCTCTGACTACTTATG GGCCCTTTCAGTAGTATGGACAACACCACTAGTTGCGACACTGGGAATGTCATTGACCATACCTCTTGCTATGATTGCTGACATGCTAGTTCACGGCCGTCATTACTCTGCAGTTTACATTTTTGGATGCATTCAG gtttttgcTGGATTTGTTATAGCCAACCTCTCTGACAAGTGTTCGTGCGGAAGAAGATAA